The following are encoded together in the bacterium genome:
- the gdhA gene encoding NADP-specific glutamate dehydrogenase translates to MVMVERVEAIYQDVVKRNPGEIEFHQAVKEVIECLGPVLVKYPDFTEAKIIERICEPERQTIFRVPWQDDRGEVQINRGFRVQFNSALGPYKGGLRFHPSVYLGIIKFLGFEQIFKNSLTGLPIGGAKGGADFDPKGKSDYEVMRFCQSFMTELWRIIGEHTDVPAGDIGVGGREIGYLFGHFKRLTNKFEAGVLTGKGLVYGGSQVRTEATGYGCAYFVEEMLKGKRNGFKGKKVVVSGSGNVAIYTLEKVHQLGGKVIAMSDSNGVIVDEKGCNIETIQQMKEVERRRIKDYCDYHKHAKYIHGGNIWDVPCDVAMPSATQNEITGKDAKKLVKNGCIAVGEGANMPTTPDGVQVFLSAGVLFGPGKAANAGGVATSVLEMQQNAGREAWGFEETDAKLQKIMRNVYETCSEAADEFGSPGNFVVGANIAGFIKVARAMIAHGLV, encoded by the coding sequence GGTGATGGTGGAACGCGTTGAGGCGATCTATCAGGACGTGGTGAAGCGGAACCCGGGCGAGATCGAGTTCCACCAGGCGGTCAAGGAGGTTATCGAGTGCCTCGGGCCGGTCCTGGTGAAGTACCCCGATTTCACGGAGGCGAAGATCATCGAGCGGATCTGCGAACCCGAGCGGCAGACGATCTTCCGGGTTCCCTGGCAGGACGACCGCGGGGAGGTGCAGATCAACCGCGGCTTCCGGGTGCAGTTCAACAGCGCCCTCGGGCCGTACAAGGGGGGGCTCCGGTTCCACCCCTCGGTCTACCTCGGGATCATCAAGTTCCTCGGGTTCGAGCAGATCTTCAAGAACTCCCTGACCGGGCTGCCGATCGGCGGCGCCAAGGGGGGGGCGGACTTCGACCCGAAGGGGAAGTCGGACTACGAGGTGATGCGGTTCTGCCAGAGCTTCATGACGGAACTGTGGCGGATCATCGGCGAGCACACGGACGTCCCCGCGGGCGACATCGGGGTGGGCGGACGCGAGATCGGCTACCTGTTCGGCCATTTCAAGCGCCTGACGAACAAGTTCGAGGCGGGGGTCCTCACGGGAAAGGGGCTGGTCTACGGCGGAAGCCAGGTGCGCACCGAGGCGACCGGGTACGGCTGCGCCTACTTCGTCGAGGAGATGCTGAAAGGGAAGAGGAACGGGTTCAAGGGGAAGAAGGTGGTCGTGTCGGGGTCGGGCAACGTGGCGATCTACACGCTGGAGAAGGTCCATCAGCTTGGCGGGAAGGTCATCGCCATGAGCGACAGCAACGGCGTGATCGTCGACGAGAAGGGGTGCAACATCGAGACGATCCAGCAGATGAAGGAAGTGGAGCGCCGCCGGATCAAGGATTATTGCGATTACCACAAGCACGCGAAGTACATCCATGGCGGAAACATCTGGGACGTGCCGTGCGACGTGGCGATGCCCTCCGCCACCCAGAACGAGATCACCGGGAAAGACGCGAAGAAGCTGGTGAAGAACGGCTGCATCGCCGTGGGCGAGGGGGCGAACATGCCGACGACGCCGGACGGCGTGCAGGTGTTCCTCTCCGCGGGGGTGCTTTTCGGACCGGGCAAGGCGGCCAACGCGGGCGGCGTGGCCACCTCGGTGCTCGAGATGCAGCAGAACGCGGGACGCGAGGCGTGGGGGTTCGAGGAGACGGACGCCAAGCTGCAGAAGATCATGCGCAACGTCTACGAAACCTGCTCCGAGGCGGCCGACGAGTTCGGCTCCCCCGGGAACTTCGTGGTGGGCGCCAACATCGCCGGCTTCATCAAGGTGGCCCGCGCGATGATCGCGCACGGCCTGGTGTAG